From a region of the Streptacidiphilus albus JL83 genome:
- a CDS encoding SPFH domain-containing protein: MSTDLGRAAQVRMPEAPIDERAAANIPGWAPLALGLASIAWGVDLRSSNNWLSAVLVVVGALLLIGLTPVAPGQARVVALFGRYTGTVRTTGLRWVNPFTLRRKVSTRVRNHETATLKVNDADGNPVEIAAVVVWQVEDTANAVYSVDDFVQFVGIQAETAVRHIATSYPYDARTEGRISLRQHADEITARLSAEIGARVALAGISVVESRITRLSYAPEIAQVMLRRQQADAIVAARQRLVQGAVGMVRQALDSLSEEGIVDLDEERKAVMVSNLLVVLCSEQATQPVVNTGTLYQ; encoded by the coding sequence ATGAGTACAGATCTCGGCCGGGCGGCACAGGTCCGGATGCCGGAGGCACCGATCGACGAGAGGGCCGCGGCCAACATCCCGGGCTGGGCGCCGCTCGCCCTCGGGCTGGCGTCGATCGCCTGGGGCGTGGACCTCCGCAGCTCGAACAACTGGCTGAGCGCCGTACTGGTGGTGGTCGGCGCGCTGCTGCTGATCGGGCTCACCCCGGTCGCCCCCGGGCAGGCCCGGGTCGTCGCCCTGTTCGGCCGCTACACCGGGACGGTGCGGACCACCGGACTCCGCTGGGTGAACCCCTTCACCCTGCGCCGGAAGGTCTCCACCCGGGTGCGCAACCACGAGACCGCGACGCTCAAGGTGAACGACGCCGACGGCAATCCGGTCGAGATCGCGGCCGTGGTGGTCTGGCAGGTCGAGGACACCGCGAACGCCGTCTACTCGGTCGACGACTTCGTGCAGTTCGTCGGGATCCAGGCCGAGACCGCCGTCCGGCACATCGCCACCAGCTACCCCTACGACGCCCGCACCGAGGGCCGGATCTCGCTCCGGCAGCACGCCGACGAGATCACCGCACGGCTCTCGGCGGAAATCGGCGCCCGGGTCGCCCTGGCCGGCATCAGCGTGGTCGAGTCCCGGATCACCCGACTCTCCTACGCGCCGGAGATCGCCCAGGTGATGCTGCGCCGCCAGCAGGCGGACGCGATCGTCGCCGCCCGGCAGCGGCTGGTGCAGGGCGCGGTCGGCATGGTGCGCCAGGCGCTGGACTCGCTGAGCGAGGAAGGGATCGTCGACCTCGACGAGGAGCGCAAGGCCGTGATGGTCAGCAACCTGCTCGTGGTGCTCTGCAGCGAACAGGCCACCCAGCCGGTGGTCAACACCGGCACCCTCTACCAGTAG
- a CDS encoding LysR family substrate-binding domain-containing protein produces MTDSQATSSFRLAFVPGVTPSKWVGVWRERLPDVPLTLLPLPAAEGSRTLREGEADAGLLRLPVDRSTLSAIPLYIETTVVLVPKEHRLTESAEVTLADLAEEIVLDPLDDVLDWEGGAGRPGTPAKYRPATTGDAVELVAAGIGVLIAPQSLARLHHRRDVAYRPLTDAPQSQVALAWPEDRTTDLVEEFIGIVRGRTVNSTRGRGETPPQPKKQRAADKARQKGQQQGAAKGAGKGAAAAKAGSGRTRSGTAKPKPKSGTGSGKSSKPRRRS; encoded by the coding sequence GTGACAGACTCGCAGGCGACCTCCTCGTTCCGGCTCGCATTCGTTCCCGGGGTGACCCCGAGCAAGTGGGTCGGCGTCTGGCGCGAACGGCTGCCGGACGTCCCGCTCACGCTGCTCCCGCTCCCCGCCGCCGAGGGTTCGCGCACCCTGCGCGAGGGCGAGGCGGACGCCGGACTGCTCCGGCTCCCGGTCGACCGGAGCACGCTGAGCGCCATCCCGCTCTACATCGAGACCACGGTCGTCCTGGTCCCCAAGGAGCACCGGCTGACCGAGTCCGCCGAGGTGACCTTGGCCGACCTGGCCGAGGAGATCGTGCTGGACCCGCTGGACGACGTCCTGGACTGGGAGGGCGGAGCGGGTCGCCCCGGGACGCCCGCCAAGTACCGCCCCGCCACCACCGGGGACGCCGTCGAGCTGGTGGCCGCAGGGATCGGCGTCCTGATCGCGCCGCAGTCGCTGGCCCGGCTGCACCACCGTCGGGACGTGGCCTACCGCCCGCTCACCGACGCCCCGCAGTCGCAGGTGGCCCTCGCCTGGCCGGAGGACCGGACGACGGACCTGGTGGAGGAGTTCATCGGGATCGTCCGGGGCCGGACGGTCAACAGCACGCGCGGCCGGGGGGAGACCCCGCCGCAGCCGAAGAAGCAGCGCGCGGCGGACAAGGCTCGGCAGAAGGGTCAGCAGCAGGGTGCGGCCAAGGGCGCAGGCAAGGGCGCCGCAGCCGCCAAGGCCGGCAGCGGGCGCACCCGCAGCGGGACCGCCAAGCCGAAGCCGAAGTCCGGTACCGGCAGCGGGAAGAGCTCGAAGCCGCGCCGCCGCTCCTGA
- a CDS encoding DUF5997 family protein, with product MTTPKPKTTQTMKPATAAKKLGIHLQSTPAEFQEGVVSRDELNALQLDPPQWLADLRRNGPHPRPVVAEKLGVSISGLARGGVQDALTTEQIEAIKAEDPAWLRQERATQSEVRKEAVRIKEKNKQEAAKRAATNRPAK from the coding sequence ATGACGACGCCCAAGCCGAAGACCACCCAGACGATGAAGCCCGCGACCGCGGCCAAGAAACTGGGGATCCACCTCCAGTCCACTCCTGCCGAATTCCAAGAGGGTGTCGTCTCCCGCGATGAACTCAACGCCCTGCAGCTCGACCCGCCGCAGTGGCTGGCGGACCTGCGGCGCAACGGCCCGCACCCGCGGCCGGTCGTCGCGGAGAAGCTCGGTGTCTCCATCTCCGGACTGGCCCGGGGCGGCGTCCAGGATGCGCTGACCACCGAGCAGATCGAGGCGATCAAGGCGGAGGACCCGGCCTGGCTCCGCCAGGAGCGCGCCACCCAGTCGGAGGTCCGCAAGGAAGCGGTGCGGATCAAGGAGAAGAACAAGCAGGAAGCGGCGAAGCGGGCCGCCACCAACCGACCGGCGAAGTGA
- a CDS encoding PhlB family protein, which produces MDSSTATDVFRETSTREAGPQQAAPAGAPVLHYRRCRWCRSATLHSRFLCPSCGATELDEAVSAGLGVVSRLGATRGSFQLVHRVPHACVVTLDEGFTITAVLSEDRPRVVPLGARVVLHAEGTGPRSFEFRLA; this is translated from the coding sequence ATGGATTCCTCGACCGCCACCGATGTGTTCCGCGAGACTTCGACCCGGGAGGCCGGGCCGCAGCAGGCCGCCCCCGCCGGAGCGCCGGTGCTGCACTACCGACGCTGCCGCTGGTGCCGGTCGGCGACCCTGCACTCACGCTTCCTCTGCCCCTCGTGCGGGGCGACCGAGTTGGACGAGGCGGTCAGCGCCGGGCTCGGCGTGGTCAGTCGGCTGGGCGCGACGCGGGGTTCGTTCCAGCTGGTGCACCGGGTGCCGCACGCCTGCGTGGTCACCCTCGACGAGGGCTTCACCATCACCGCCGTGCTGTCCGAGGACCGGCCCAGGGTGGTGCCGCTCGGCGCGCGCGTCGTCCTGCACGCCGAGGGCACCGGTCCCCGTTCGTTCGAGTTCCGGCTGGCCTGA
- a CDS encoding electron transfer flavoprotein subunit beta/FixA family protein — protein sequence MSLRIVVCVKYVPDATGERRFADDLTTDRDSVDGLLSELDEYGVEQALRIAAANEGAEVTVLTVGPDDAKDALRKALSMGADRAVHVNDDDIHGSDAVGTSLVLAKALEATGFDLVVCGMASTDGTMGVVPALLAERLGVPQATLLSEVTVEGGVVRGRRDGDAATELVEASLPAVVSVTDQSGEARYPSFKGIMAAKKKPVQSLDLDDLGIDADAVGLAGAWTAVQSATARPARTAGTVVKDEGEGGLQLAAFLAAQKFI from the coding sequence GTGAGCTTGAGGATCGTTGTCTGTGTGAAGTACGTGCCCGATGCGACCGGTGAGCGGCGTTTCGCGGACGACCTGACGACCGACCGGGATTCGGTGGACGGGCTCCTCTCGGAGTTGGACGAGTACGGGGTCGAGCAGGCGTTGCGGATCGCGGCGGCGAACGAGGGCGCGGAGGTGACGGTGCTGACGGTGGGCCCGGACGACGCGAAGGACGCGCTGCGCAAGGCGTTGTCGATGGGTGCGGACAGGGCCGTGCACGTGAACGACGACGACATCCACGGCAGTGACGCGGTGGGGACCTCGCTGGTGCTGGCGAAGGCGTTGGAGGCGACCGGGTTCGACCTGGTGGTGTGCGGGATGGCGTCGACCGACGGGACGATGGGCGTGGTGCCGGCGCTGCTGGCCGAGCGGCTGGGCGTGCCGCAGGCCACGCTGCTGTCCGAGGTGACGGTCGAGGGCGGCGTGGTGCGCGGCCGCCGGGACGGGGACGCGGCCACCGAGCTGGTGGAGGCGTCGCTGCCGGCAGTGGTGTCGGTGACCGACCAGTCCGGCGAGGCCCGCTACCCCTCGTTCAAGGGCATCATGGCCGCGAAGAAGAAGCCGGTGCAGTCGCTGGACCTGGACGACCTGGGCATCGACGCCGACGCGGTGGGCCTGGCCGGCGCGTGGACCGCGGTGCAGTCCGCGACCGCGCGCCCCGCCCGCACGGCCGGCACGGTCGTCAAGGACGAGGGCGAGGGCGGCCTGCAGCTGGCCGCGTTCCTCGCCGCGCAGAAGTTCATCTGA
- a CDS encoding electron transfer flavoprotein subunit alpha/FixB family protein — MAEILVLVDHADGAVRKPTLELLTVARRLGEPAAVLLGGGEHTPALTARLAEYGAEKVYTADAAQFADFLVVPKVDALAQVAAAAQPGAVLVTSSGEGKEVAARLALRLGSGVITDAVDVTADEQGPLAAQAAFAASFTTLSRVSRGVPVITVKPNAAAPQAVAGAGAVVPVEVVFTAAASGTRVLSRTARVSSGRPELTEAAIVVSGGRGVGAAEGFGVVEELADSLGAAVGASRAAVDAGWYPHSNQVGQTGKQVSPQLYIANGISGAIQHRAGMQTSKTIVAVNKDPEAPIFELADYGVVGDLFNVLPQLTTEIKNRKG, encoded by the coding sequence ATGGCTGAGATCCTGGTCCTGGTGGACCACGCGGACGGTGCCGTCCGCAAGCCGACCCTGGAGCTGCTGACCGTGGCCCGCCGTCTGGGCGAGCCGGCCGCGGTCCTGCTCGGCGGCGGCGAGCACACCCCCGCGCTGACCGCCAGGCTGGCCGAGTACGGTGCGGAGAAGGTCTACACCGCCGACGCGGCGCAGTTCGCGGACTTCCTGGTGGTGCCGAAGGTCGACGCGCTGGCGCAGGTCGCCGCCGCGGCGCAGCCCGGTGCGGTGCTGGTGACGTCCTCGGGCGAGGGCAAGGAGGTCGCGGCGCGGCTCGCGCTGCGGCTGGGCTCGGGTGTGATCACCGACGCGGTCGACGTGACCGCCGACGAGCAGGGCCCGCTGGCCGCGCAGGCGGCGTTCGCGGCGTCGTTCACCACGCTCTCGCGGGTCTCGCGGGGCGTGCCGGTGATCACGGTCAAGCCGAACGCGGCCGCGCCGCAGGCGGTGGCGGGCGCGGGCGCGGTCGTGCCGGTCGAGGTGGTGTTCACCGCGGCGGCGTCCGGGACCCGGGTGCTGTCGCGGACCGCGCGGGTGTCCTCGGGGCGTCCGGAGCTGACCGAGGCCGCGATCGTGGTCTCGGGGGGCCGGGGCGTGGGCGCGGCGGAGGGCTTCGGCGTGGTCGAGGAGCTCGCGGACTCGCTGGGCGCCGCGGTGGGCGCCTCGCGCGCGGCCGTCGACGCGGGCTGGTACCCGCACAGCAACCAGGTCGGCCAGACCGGCAAGCAGGTCTCCCCGCAGCTCTACATCGCCAACGGCATCTCCGGCGCGATCCAGCACCGGGCCGGCATGCAGACCTCCAAGACCATCGTCGCGGTCAACAAGGACCCCGAGGCCCCGATCTTCGAACTCGCCGACTACGGCGTCGTCGGCGACCTCTTCAACGTCCTGCCCCAACTCACCACCGAGATCAAGAACCGCAAGGGCTGA
- a CDS encoding aldo/keto reductase: MSTDTTATGVRRPGGPGPLAGRTVSRVGYGAMQLERLRSDRPAAVALLRRAVELGVDHVDTAQFYGDGFVNELIREAFRPEDGVLVVSKVGATPNPGQPIPLRPAQRPEELRASVEDNLRSLGVDQVPVVNLRRLDAGPGLRAEGDQIVDLDDQLAVLTAMRDEGSVGAIGLSSVTLDGLRRAIPAGIVCVQNAYSLVAREDEDLLTLCVAEGIAWVPYFPLGGAFPAMPKVTDEPAVHSAAQSLGSTPSQVGLAWLLQHAPNVLLIPGTADPEHLAANVAAGTIAFDGPTLAALDAVPSRSAVVPLG; this comes from the coding sequence ATGTCTACCGACACCACCGCCACCGGAGTCCGCCGCCCCGGCGGCCCCGGCCCCCTCGCCGGCCGGACCGTCTCCCGCGTCGGGTACGGCGCCATGCAGCTCGAACGCCTGCGCAGCGACCGGCCCGCCGCCGTCGCGCTGCTGCGCCGTGCGGTCGAGCTGGGCGTCGACCACGTCGACACCGCCCAGTTCTACGGCGACGGCTTCGTCAACGAGCTGATCCGCGAGGCGTTCCGCCCCGAGGACGGCGTGCTCGTCGTGAGCAAGGTAGGAGCCACCCCCAACCCGGGCCAGCCCATCCCGCTGCGCCCCGCGCAGCGGCCCGAGGAGCTTCGGGCGAGCGTCGAGGACAACCTCCGCAGCCTCGGCGTCGACCAGGTCCCGGTGGTGAACCTGCGCCGTCTCGACGCCGGGCCCGGACTTCGGGCCGAAGGCGACCAGATCGTCGACCTCGACGACCAGCTCGCGGTGCTGACCGCGATGCGCGACGAGGGAAGTGTCGGCGCGATCGGGCTGAGCAGCGTCACCCTGGACGGGCTTCGCCGGGCGATCCCGGCCGGCATCGTCTGCGTGCAGAACGCGTACAGCCTGGTGGCGCGCGAGGACGAGGACCTGCTCACGCTCTGCGTCGCCGAGGGGATCGCCTGGGTGCCGTACTTCCCGCTCGGCGGCGCGTTCCCCGCCATGCCGAAGGTGACCGACGAGCCTGCCGTCCACTCGGCGGCGCAGTCCCTGGGCAGCACGCCCTCGCAGGTCGGCCTGGCCTGGCTGCTGCAGCACGCCCCGAACGTGCTGCTCATCCCGGGCACCGCCGACCCCGAGCACCTCGCCGCGAACGTCGCCGCCGGCACGATCGCGTTCGACGGACCGACGCTGGCCGCGCTCGACGCCGTCCCGTCGCGCTCGGCAGTGGTTCCGCTCGGCTGA
- a CDS encoding TetR/AcrR family transcriptional regulator gives MSPEPTPPGVRTERPLRADARRNREKLVAVAQAAFAAADDSVPLEDIAREAGVGIGTLYRHFPTREALVEAVYAAELDDITKSAPALLDEYPPDVALRAWLDRYAQFVAMKRGMIDTLRAGWASGRMATPTTRERITGAIGTILTAGASAGSLRPDVDPDDVTAILLGVFLSTAANNASEGATWRGGDSGQTGRMLDLVVDALRPRTHA, from the coding sequence TTGAGTCCGGAGCCCACACCCCCTGGCGTCCGCACGGAACGCCCGCTCCGTGCCGACGCGCGGCGCAACCGCGAGAAGCTGGTCGCCGTCGCCCAGGCGGCCTTCGCCGCCGCGGACGACTCCGTCCCGCTGGAGGACATCGCCCGCGAGGCCGGGGTCGGCATCGGCACCCTGTATCGGCACTTTCCGACCCGGGAGGCGCTGGTCGAGGCCGTCTACGCCGCCGAGCTCGACGACATCACCAAGAGCGCCCCCGCCCTGCTCGACGAGTACCCGCCCGATGTCGCGCTCCGGGCATGGCTGGACCGCTATGCGCAGTTCGTCGCGATGAAGCGCGGGATGATCGACACCCTCCGGGCTGGTTGGGCCTCCGGACGGATGGCGACACCGACCACCCGTGAGCGCATCACCGGTGCGATCGGGACGATCCTCACGGCCGGGGCGAGCGCGGGCTCGCTCCGCCCCGACGTCGACCCGGACGACGTCACCGCGATCCTGCTCGGCGTGTTCCTGTCCACGGCGGCCAACAACGCCTCGGAGGGTGCCACTTGGCGCGGCGGCGACTCGGGGCAGACCGGCCGCATGCTCGACCTCGTCGTCGACGCCCTGCGCCCCAGGACCCACGCGTAG
- a CDS encoding 3-hydroxybutyryl-CoA dehydrogenase: MSGNLSERQSIERVGVVGCGQMGAGIAEVCARAGVDVRVAESDLAAAERGRARIEASFAKAVKRGKLAEAEAEAAYGRIAFSADLQDLADRQLVIEAVAEQEQAKTSVLAALDRIVTDPEAILASNTSSIPIMRLGTATTRPGQVIGIHFFNPVPVLPLVELVPSLLTSESTRERAGHFVTERLGKRAVPARDRAGFVVNALLIPYLLAAVRMAESGFAAPQDIDDGMVLGCAHPMGPLRLADLIGLDTVRAAAEAMYEEFKEPLYTPPALLLRMVEAGQLGRKSGRGFYEYATA; encoded by the coding sequence ATGAGCGGGAACCTGTCGGAGCGGCAGTCGATCGAGCGGGTCGGCGTCGTCGGCTGCGGGCAGATGGGGGCCGGCATCGCCGAGGTCTGCGCCCGGGCCGGAGTTGACGTCAGAGTCGCCGAGTCCGACCTCGCCGCCGCCGAACGCGGTCGCGCCCGGATCGAGGCCTCGTTCGCCAAGGCGGTCAAGCGCGGCAAGCTCGCCGAGGCCGAGGCCGAGGCGGCCTACGGCCGGATCGCCTTCAGCGCCGACCTGCAGGACCTGGCCGACCGTCAACTGGTGATCGAGGCCGTGGCCGAGCAGGAGCAGGCCAAGACCAGCGTCCTGGCCGCACTCGACCGGATCGTCACTGACCCGGAGGCGATCCTGGCCTCCAACACCTCCTCCATCCCGATCATGCGGCTGGGCACCGCCACCACCCGGCCCGGACAGGTCATCGGGATCCACTTCTTCAACCCGGTGCCGGTCCTGCCCCTGGTCGAGCTCGTGCCCTCGCTGCTCACTTCCGAGTCCACCCGCGAGCGGGCCGGGCACTTCGTCACCGAGCGGCTCGGCAAGCGCGCCGTCCCGGCCCGCGACCGGGCCGGATTCGTGGTCAACGCCCTGCTCATCCCGTACCTGCTGGCGGCCGTGCGGATGGCCGAGTCCGGCTTCGCGGCGCCCCAGGACATCGACGACGGCATGGTGCTGGGCTGCGCCCACCCCATGGGACCGCTCCGGTTGGCGGACCTGATCGGTCTGGACACCGTCCGGGCCGCCGCCGAGGCGATGTACGAGGAATTCAAGGAGCCCCTCTACACGCCGCCTGCGCTGCTGTTGCGGATGGTCGAGGCCGGCCAGCTGGGGCGCAAGAGCGGTCGTGGATTCTACGAGTACGCCACGGCCTGA
- a CDS encoding potassium channel family protein codes for MRLPGRGGRPRGVSAALRDANGDRTRWERLLGRFRLPVLLVTVALLYGTLGYWLIEGQSLLDALYTTVLTLSTVGVGTGPAPGPGGKVFTISLIFFGVVALFTAIGVGAEVVASGELGRWMRRSRMDRSVDHLSGHYVICAYGRVGRAVVAELRRQGRPGVVIESKPELAEVLEEHGVLHLGGDATDEQVLRRAGIERATGLVCAVDSDAANVFITLTARALNPDLRIIARAAESASVDKLMRAGADEVVSPYGLSGRRMALLALQPSVLEVLDLLDLGPGIRLEEVVVRPGSRLDGLTVLEARTRFAGVAILAVREPGREVDANPDPHLRLTSGHLIVVLGPDTILNRMAD; via the coding sequence GTGCGACTGCCAGGCCGAGGGGGCCGTCCCCGGGGTGTCTCGGCCGCGCTCCGGGACGCCAACGGCGACCGGACCCGCTGGGAGCGGCTGCTCGGACGGTTCCGGCTGCCGGTCCTGCTGGTCACCGTGGCGCTGCTGTACGGCACCCTCGGCTACTGGTTGATCGAGGGCCAGAGCCTGCTCGACGCCCTCTACACCACGGTGCTCACCCTCAGCACCGTCGGTGTCGGCACCGGACCCGCGCCCGGCCCCGGCGGCAAGGTCTTCACGATCTCGCTGATCTTCTTCGGGGTGGTGGCCCTGTTCACCGCGATCGGGGTCGGAGCCGAGGTCGTCGCCTCCGGGGAACTGGGACGCTGGATGCGGAGGAGCCGAATGGACCGCAGCGTGGACCATCTCAGCGGGCACTACGTGATCTGCGCCTACGGGCGGGTCGGCCGCGCGGTCGTGGCCGAGCTGCGCCGCCAGGGCCGGCCCGGCGTGGTGATCGAGTCCAAGCCGGAACTGGCCGAGGTGCTGGAGGAGCACGGAGTGCTGCACCTCGGGGGCGACGCGACCGACGAGCAGGTTCTCCGCCGGGCCGGCATCGAGCGCGCCACGGGACTGGTGTGCGCGGTGGACTCCGACGCGGCGAACGTCTTCATCACCCTCACCGCCCGGGCGCTCAACCCCGACCTGCGGATCATCGCCAGGGCTGCGGAGAGTGCGTCGGTCGACAAGCTGATGCGGGCCGGCGCCGACGAGGTGGTCTCGCCCTACGGCCTGAGCGGCCGCCGGATGGCGCTGCTCGCCCTCCAGCCCTCGGTGCTGGAGGTACTGGACCTGCTGGACCTGGGTCCCGGCATCCGGCTGGAGGAGGTGGTGGTGCGCCCCGGCTCCCGGCTGGACGGCCTGACCGTGCTGGAGGCCCGGACCCGCTTCGCCGGGGTGGCCATCCTGGCCGTGCGCGAGCCGGGGCGCGAGGTCGACGCCAACCCCGACCCGCACCTCCGGCTCACCTCCGGACACCTCATCGTCGTCCTCGGCCCCGACACCATCCTGAACCGGATGGCCGACTGA
- a CDS encoding molybdopterin-dependent oxidoreductase, producing the protein MGAATGLGSAAAALAAGDLTAAFTGPSSAPVIAVGSAAINLTPTWLKDFAVQHFGTHDKTVLLAGIYATMLVIALLAGVLALRWRRLGLALFVLLAGVGAWAASSRQASLVPSLVAGAVGAAALWLLIRRAPVGRPAADAATPTTPNATTAKATAAAAPRGALDRRGFLLALVGTAVFAAVAETAGRALTAARYNVAAARAAVHLPRAVHPLPPIPAAAHPDVAGLSPFTTPVADFYRVDIDLTLPQVAPADWTLRVHGMVDHPLELSFDDLLHRPLVELDHTLSCVSNQVGGPYVSTARWLGASLPALLREAGVRPGSQQLVGRSSDGMTIGSPLDLVLDGRTALLAVGMDGAPLPVAHGFPCRSVVPGLYGYTSATKWLTDLEVTTFAAYDPYWVHRGWDRTGTVKTASRIEVPAPLAQLPTGTVTVAGTAWATHRGISAVEVRVDGGPWSEADLATAVSPDVWRQWTLHWTGAAPGLHTLEVRATDGTGAVQPQASAPPFPSGATGWHSVVVTVG; encoded by the coding sequence GTGGGAGCCGCGACCGGTCTCGGATCGGCCGCCGCGGCTCTGGCGGCGGGCGACCTGACGGCGGCCTTCACCGGGCCCTCCAGTGCCCCGGTGATCGCCGTCGGGTCTGCCGCGATCAATCTGACCCCGACCTGGCTGAAGGACTTCGCCGTCCAGCACTTCGGCACCCACGACAAGACCGTGCTGCTGGCCGGGATCTACGCGACCATGCTGGTCATCGCGCTGCTGGCGGGAGTGCTGGCGCTGCGGTGGCGGCGGCTGGGCCTCGCCCTGTTCGTGCTGCTGGCCGGGGTCGGCGCTTGGGCCGCGAGCTCCCGGCAGGCCTCTCTCGTCCCCTCGCTGGTGGCCGGCGCGGTGGGCGCCGCCGCGTTGTGGCTGCTGATCCGGCGGGCCCCGGTCGGCCGCCCGGCCGCCGATGCCGCCACACCCACGACGCCCAACGCCACGACCGCGAAGGCCACCGCGGCGGCCGCGCCCCGGGGCGCGCTGGACCGCCGGGGCTTCCTGCTGGCGCTGGTCGGCACCGCCGTGTTCGCGGCCGTCGCCGAGACGGCCGGACGGGCGCTGACCGCCGCCCGCTACAACGTGGCCGCCGCCCGCGCCGCCGTCCACCTGCCCAGGGCGGTGCACCCGCTGCCGCCGATCCCGGCCGCCGCGCACCCGGACGTCGCCGGACTCTCCCCGTTCACCACCCCCGTCGCGGACTTCTACCGCGTCGACATCGACCTGACGCTCCCCCAGGTGGCCCCGGCGGACTGGACCCTCCGGGTCCACGGGATGGTCGACCACCCGCTGGAGCTGTCCTTCGACGACCTGCTGCACCGTCCGCTGGTCGAGCTGGACCACACCCTGTCCTGCGTCTCCAACCAGGTCGGCGGCCCCTATGTGAGCACCGCCCGGTGGCTGGGCGCATCGCTGCCCGCGCTGCTGCGCGAGGCGGGCGTCCGGCCGGGTTCGCAGCAGCTCGTGGGCCGCTCCAGCGACGGCATGACCATCGGCTCACCGCTGGACCTGGTGCTGGACGGCCGGACCGCGCTGCTGGCGGTCGGCATGGACGGGGCGCCGCTGCCGGTCGCCCACGGCTTCCCCTGCCGCTCGGTGGTCCCCGGCCTGTACGGCTACACCTCGGCGACCAAGTGGCTGACCGACCTGGAGGTCACCACCTTCGCCGCCTACGACCCGTACTGGGTCCACCGCGGCTGGGACCGCACCGGAACGGTGAAGACCGCCTCCCGGATCGAGGTCCCGGCCCCGCTGGCACAGCTCCCGACCGGGACGGTGACCGTGGCCGGCACCGCCTGGGCGACCCACCGCGGCATCTCCGCCGTCGAGGTCCGGGTGGACGGCGGCCCCTGGTCGGAGGCCGACCTCGCCACCGCCGTCAGCCCGGACGTCTGGCGGCAGTGGACCCTCCACTGGACCGGCGCCGCACCCGGCCTCCACACCCTGGAGGTCCGCGCGACCGACGGCACCGGCGCCGTCCAACCGCAGGCCAGTGCCCCGCCCTTCCCCTCGGGGGCCACGGGCTGGCACAGCGTCGTGGTCACCGTCGGCTGA